The following are encoded together in the Ooceraea biroi isolate clonal line C1 chromosome 2, Obir_v5.4, whole genome shotgun sequence genome:
- the LOC105278926 gene encoding alpha-tocopherol transfer protein-like encodes MTLLPPTAAQQKRMDKELPSDPEMRKQDVRALREWLSKQPHLPNCMDNDKLERFLYGCKNSIERCKLILERYYSVRTSLPEFFAVRDPLSRDIQDCVDNIDYFVLPSLTEEGYRVTILRMRETDPDKFSLQAICRRVLMVLDIRLMEESCLSNIMVIDLKGCSAAHFAKFSPTHSIVRRAMLAVQDSMPFRLFSVHYLHAPSFITNIINVFYPFLKEKLIEKFHIHNGGGEELHAYMDKDILPNEWGGKAGTFRELNAAWREKIEKNRDWFLREEKLSRIDEKARLPESKPSCLVMELEGIQGSFRKLNID; translated from the exons ATGACGTTACTACCACCAACGGCCGCGCAACAAAAGCGCATGGATAAGGAACTTCCATCTGATCCAGAAATGAGGAAACAAGATGTCAGAGCGCTCCGAGAATGGCTCTCCAAACAGCCGCATCTGCCAAATTGCATGG ACAACGACAAATTGGAAAGATTCCTTTACGGTTGCAAGAACAGCATTGAGAGGTGTAAATTGATCCTGGAAAGATACTACAGCGTCCGGACATCCCTGCCAGAATTTTTCGCAGTCCGCGATCCGCTGTCTCGGGACATTCAAGATTGCGTCGACAACAT agaCTACTTCGTTCTGCCATCGTTGACTGAAGAGGGATACCGCGTCACCATTTTACGAATGCGTGAAACTGACCCAGACAAGTTCTCGTTGCAAGCAATATGTAGACGTGTCTTAATGGTGCTTGATATTCGTTTGATGGAGGAATCCTGCCTGTCCAACATCATGGTCATTGATCTGAAA GGATGCAGCGCAGctcattttgcaaaattcagTCCAACGCATTCCATCGTAAGACGAGCGATGTTGGCGGTGCAAGATAGCATGCCTTTCCGCTTGTTCAGCGTTCACTACCTCCATGCACCATCGTTCATCACCAACATCATTAACGTATTTTATCCGtttctaaaagaaaaattgatcgAGAAG TTTCACATCCATAATGGAGGCGGGGAGGAATTACACGCTTACATGGATAAAGACATACTTCCCAACGAATGGGGTGGCAAAGCAGGCACTTTTCGAGAACTAAATG CTGCatggagagagaaaattgAGAAGAACAGAGATTGGTTTCTGCGAGAGGAGAAACTCAGCCGTATAGATGAGAAGGCTCGGTTACCGGAATCGAAGCCGTCCTGCCTCGTAATGGAACTCGAAGGAATCCAGGGTTCATTCCGAAAATtgaatattgattaa